Genomic segment of Anaerolineae bacterium:
AACGAAGAAAAAAAAAAGTGGGGCCGAGCCCTTCCTGGCCGAACTGACGGTGCCGGAAGTGCGTCGCCTGCTGGAGATGGCGCTGCCCTTGCCAGTGCAGTTAACAGCCTTACAGCTGGCTTAGTCGGATTGACGGCGAGCTAAGCGGCTGCAGGCCAAACAAAGCCACCATCGACGCCAGGCCAGCGCCTGGCAACGTGCCTTGAGCCGTAAACACAACCCTCTGCCATAACCGCAGTTGTAGTACTAAATCCATCACGATGATGGCGATATGCGCCCGCTATTACCTGCTTTGATCGAAATGGGCATTGATATTCTAAATCCTATCCAATGGCGCTGTGGAAACTGGGATCTGGCGATGCTGAAAGCAGAATATGGCAAGCATCTCTGTTTCCATGGTGCCGTAGACAATCAACAGACGCTTCCCTTCGGCACCCCAGAAGACGTGCAAGCCGAGGTGAGACACCTGATCGCTACTCTGTCTTGTGACGGGACCGGCTTTATCATCGGGCCATGCCATAACCTGCAGCCTATCACGCCCGTCGAGAACATCATCGCCCTGTACGAAGCCGCCCGCGAGTCCAGCTCCTTGCGTTGAGAGAAAGTCCGCTCATGACCGCCCGGTCGCTCAGGTTTCGCCACCAAAGCTGCTGGGTAGCGGATAGCCAACCAATCAGCACCTCACCTCTCTTGCGCTGACATGGTATAATCTCCTAGTAGCACACCGCCATCTTCACGACGGAGGAGTTCCCACCCATGGCACACAAAACCTATTTGGCCTTCGATCTGGGCGCGTCCAACGGGCGAGCGATCGCCGGCTACTTCGACGGCGAGCGGCTGCACCTCGAGGTGATCCACCGCTTCGATAACCCTATGATCCAGACACCCGTGTACCGCCACTGGGATGTGTTGGGGCTATTCCGCGAGCTGATGCAGGCCCTACGCGCCTGGGCCGCCCGCGGCGAAGGCGAACTGAGCAGCGTCGGCGTGGACACATGGGGCGTGGATTTCGCCCTTCTTGGGCGCGATGGCACCCTGCTGGGCAACCCTATCGCATACCGAGACCCCTATACCGAAGGGGTGATGGATTCGGTGGTCACAGAGCTAGGGAGAGCGTTCATCTTCGAGCAAACCGGCTTGCAATTCATGCCCATTAATACCCTCTATCAACTCATCGCCCTAGCCCGCAGAAAAGCGCCACAACTCGAAGCCGCCGACCAGCTCCTAATGATGCCCGACTTGTTTCATTACTTCCTCACCGGCGAGCGTGTGGTCGAGTTCACCGACGCCACCACCACCCAGTGTTACAACCCCCGCACCGGCGACTGGGCATGGGAACTGATCGAACGAGTGGGACTGCCTCGCCGCATCTTCTCGCCCGTGGTGCCGCCCGGCACGCGCATCGGTACGCTGCTCCGCCATGTCTCAGAGGAGACCGGCGTCGGAACCGTCGAGGTGATCGCCCCCGCCTCCCATGACACTGGCTCGGCGGTGGCTGCGGTTCCGGCTCGAGGCGAAGATTGGGCTTACATCAGCCTAGGCACTTGGGCGCTCATGGGCATCGAGGTGCGCACTCCCATCCTGTCCGGTGAGGCATTGGCGGCCAATTTTACCAACGAAGGTGGAGTGGACGGCACCTATCGGTTCTTGAAGAACATCACCGGCCTCTGGCTGGTGCAGGAGTGCCGTCGTATCTGGGCGCGCGAGGATGGCCAAGCGACCAGCTGGGATGAGCTCATCCGCATGGCGGCAGAGGCCCAGCCGCTCCGCTCGTTCGTGGACCCCGATGATTTGCTCTTCTTGAGCCCACCGGACATGCCCGAGGCGATCCGCTCGTACTGTCGGAGGACAGGACAGCCCGTCCCCGAGCGCCGCGGCGAGGTCCTACGTTGCGCGCTGGAGGGATTGGCACTCAAGTGCCGCTACACCGCCGACACGCTGGCTCGCTTACGAGGCAAGTCGCTGCAGGTGCTACACATCGTAGGAGGCGGCATCCAAAACCGCCTGCTATGCCAATTCATCGCCAATGCGACAGGGTTGCCGGTGATCACCGGCCCCATCGAGGCGACCGCGATGGGGAACATCTTGATCCAGGCCATGGGGCAGGGATACATCGGTTCATTGCAAGAGCTGCGAGAGGTAGTACGCCGCTCAGTAGCGCCGGAGGAGTACACGCCGCAGGATACGGCGGCCTGGGAAGAGGCCTATGGCCGGTTTCAAAGGCTGCTGACGGCATGACGAATCGGCGGAGCAGCAAGTCAGCGAGTTATAGGCCACGAGTTGCTACTCGCGGCTCGATGCTTCGCGACCAGCCTATCCTTCTTCGCCTTTGACAAGGCGGTTCAGCGCGTTCGCCAACACTTGGATCGCGCGCAGGTACTCGCTGATCTCGATGTGCTCCTCAGGCGTGTGATCCAGGCTGGAATCGCCAGGGCCATAAGCCAGGATCGGGCATCGCCAAGCCGGCCCCACCACATTCATGTCGCTGGTGCCGGTCTTCACCTTGAACCCCGGCCGACCGCCCTGGTCCCGGATGGCTGCCAGGAAGGCTCGCACCAACGGCGTGTTCTTAGAAGCCCGGTAGGCCGGCTCGTATCCACGGAACGTGAGCTGCACCTCCAAACCCGGTGCCGTCGGCGCGGCCGCTCGGATCGCTTGTTCCAGCTCTTCACGGCTTATGTCTAGTGGCAATCGCAACCCCACCGTAGCGTCTACACGATCGCACAGGCCATCGCTGGACGAGCAGAGATCACGCAGCGATGGCAACAAGCGATCGAAGACACCTTGGCGGTCCCGGTTGAACTCCTCGGCAAAGCGCTGAATCCCTAACCACCAAGCTACAGCGGCCTCGCAGACGCTCTCGAGCGGCCCGGCGGTGTGTCCCACGGGCTGGCGGGCAGTGAAATCGGCCAGCAGACGCCCCTTGTACCCTAGCGTCACCCGGTCCCAGGTGCTAGGCTCGCCGATGACGCAGGCATCCGGCCGATAACGCGGGATCACATGCCGAGCCCCCTTGGAGGTGGCCGCTTCCTCCTCCACGGCGCCTATCACTACGAGCTTCCAGCCAGAAGAAAGCTGGACCTGAGCTGCTGCCTCGATAAAGGCACACAGCGGCCCCTTGGCATCCACACTTCCTCGGCCGTACAGCCGATCCCCCTCAACGCGCACAGGAATACGGCCGGGCACGGTGTCCATGTGGCCCAACAGCACGATCACATGCTCTGCATCCGGCGCGCCGATTTCGCCAATGGCATTGCCGGCCTCGTCCACGAAGGCGCGATCATAACCGCGTCGACGCATGGCGTCCACCAAATACGCGGCGACGGCCTGTTCCCGGCCGGAAAGGCTTTCGATTGCCAAAGCCCCCTGCAGTAATGTCACCGGTTCAGACAATGACGACATACCCCAGCTTGCGTTGCCTCCGTGTTATCTCAGGGTAGCTCTGCATTTTATACACTACCCGAAAGAAACCCGCAATTCTAGGGATGGTTCACCATCGGTTGACATATCGAGGCTACGCGCTTGCTTGACACTGCGACAGGCCTGCGCTACACTTGCGTCACCTTACTTCCTCTGGCAATCGGAGTTGCGCAGTGTCATCTAGCGAGGAGGTAGTTCCACTCGCTTTGCGCCCGCCTGGCGCTGGGCGCATCCTGTGGCGTTGTTTTGGCTATCTGCGCCCCTATTGGCGGCAAACCGCCAGCGCGTACCTCTCGCTGATGGGAACCAATGTCCTAGCCCTGGTGATCCCCCAATTCATCCGATGGATCGTAGACCAGGGAATTCGTGGCCGTGACATCCGGCTATTGGGCTGGTCGGTCTTGGCTCTCCTGGGATTGACCCTGGTCAAAGGAGGCTTGAGCTTCCTACAGGGGCGGTGGACGGAGATCGCCTCGCAAGGCGTAGCCTACGACTTGCGCAATGCCATCCATCGGAAGCTCGCTGCGCTCTCTTTCTCCTATCATGATCAGACAGAAACCGGGCAACTCCTCTCTCGGGCTGTCCAAGACGTGGAGCGCATTCGCTTTTTGACGGGGCGCGCCTTTCTGCGGTTGACCGACGGGGTGCTGCTCCTGATCGGCACGGCTGCCGTGTTGATCTGGATGAATCCCCGGTTGGCATCGCTGGCGCTGGCGACGATGCCCCTCTTGGCTTGGCGCGCGCTCCATTTTGGCCGCCGTTTCCGCCCACTCTCGCTTGCGATTCAGCAGCAGCTGGGCGTGTTGACCACCCGGCTGGAACAAAACCTGCGCGGCGCGCGCATCGTCAAGGCCTTTGCCCAGGAGGAAAGCGAGATCGCCCGCTTCGATCGGGAAAACGATCGCTGGTTCGAGCTCTCTGCCGAGGCTGCCCGCCTCCAGGCGCTGAACATCCCGCTGATGGATTTGATCGCCAACGTCGGCACCATCTTTATCCTCTGGTATGGCGGCTTCCTGGTCATCCGTGGCGATCTCACCCTAGGCGAGATGGTGGCCTTCTCAACGTACCTGACCCAGTTGATCCAGCCTGTGCGGCGGCTGGGGATGATTATCTCCGCCGTGGCACAAGCTATCGCCGCAGGTGAGCGCATCTTCGAGATCCTGGACGCCGCATCGGAGGTTCAGGACGCGCCGGATGCCATTGAGCTGCCGCCCGTGCGCGGGCATGTCCGCTTCGAACGGGTCTCTTTCGCCTACTTTGGCCGCCATCGCGTGCTCAGTGACATCAGCTTCGAAGCCCTGCCCGGCCAGATCATCGCCCTGTTGGGCGCGACGGGCTCCGGCAAGAGCACCATCATCAACCTTATCCCGCGCTTTTATGATCCCACCGAGGGACGCATTACGATTGATGG
This window contains:
- a CDS encoding rhamnulokinase translates to MAHKTYLAFDLGASNGRAIAGYFDGERLHLEVIHRFDNPMIQTPVYRHWDVLGLFRELMQALRAWAARGEGELSSVGVDTWGVDFALLGRDGTLLGNPIAYRDPYTEGVMDSVVTELGRAFIFEQTGLQFMPINTLYQLIALARRKAPQLEAADQLLMMPDLFHYFLTGERVVEFTDATTTQCYNPRTGDWAWELIERVGLPRRIFSPVVPPGTRIGTLLRHVSEETGVGTVEVIAPASHDTGSAVAAVPARGEDWAYISLGTWALMGIEVRTPILSGEALAANFTNEGGVDGTYRFLKNITGLWLVQECRRIWAREDGQATSWDELIRMAAEAQPLRSFVDPDDLLFLSPPDMPEAIRSYCRRTGQPVPERRGEVLRCALEGLALKCRYTADTLARLRGKSLQVLHIVGGGIQNRLLCQFIANATGLPVITGPIEATAMGNILIQAMGQGYIGSLQELREVVRRSVAPEEYTPQDTAAWEEAYGRFQRLLTA
- a CDS encoding [LysW]-lysine hydrolase, producing MSSLSEPVTLLQGALAIESLSGREQAVAAYLVDAMRRRGYDRAFVDEAGNAIGEIGAPDAEHVIVLLGHMDTVPGRIPVRVEGDRLYGRGSVDAKGPLCAFIEAAAQVQLSSGWKLVVIGAVEEEAATSKGARHVIPRYRPDACVIGEPSTWDRVTLGYKGRLLADFTARQPVGHTAGPLESVCEAAVAWWLGIQRFAEEFNRDRQGVFDRLLPSLRDLCSSSDGLCDRVDATVGLRLPLDISREELEQAIRAAAPTAPGLEVQLTFRGYEPAYRASKNTPLVRAFLAAIRDQGGRPGFKVKTGTSDMNVVGPAWRCPILAYGPGDSSLDHTPEEHIEISEYLRAIQVLANALNRLVKGEEG
- a CDS encoding ABC transporter ATP-binding protein/permease; its protein translation is MSSSEEVVPLALRPPGAGRILWRCFGYLRPYWRQTASAYLSLMGTNVLALVIPQFIRWIVDQGIRGRDIRLLGWSVLALLGLTLVKGGLSFLQGRWTEIASQGVAYDLRNAIHRKLAALSFSYHDQTETGQLLSRAVQDVERIRFLTGRAFLRLTDGVLLLIGTAAVLIWMNPRLASLALATMPLLAWRALHFGRRFRPLSLAIQQQLGVLTTRLEQNLRGARIVKAFAQEESEIARFDRENDRWFELSAEAARLQALNIPLMDLIANVGTIFILWYGGFLVIRGDLTLGEMVAFSTYLTQLIQPVRRLGMIISAVAQAIAAGERIFEILDAASEVQDAPDAIELPPVRGHVRFERVSFAYFGRHRVLSDISFEALPGQIIALLGATGSGKSTIINLIPRFYDPTEGRITIDGYDIRQVTLHSLREQIGIVLQETTLFATTIRENIAFGRLDASEEEIIAAAKAAQAHQFILEMPNGYDTLVGERGVTLSGGQKQRIAIARALLKDPRILILDDAMASVDAETEHLIQMALERLMRGRTSFIIAQRLSTVRMADLILVLEKGRIAACGTHEELLRTSGLYAEIYYRQLKPQSQGAANTQAIGEGKG